One part of the Chloroflexota bacterium genome encodes these proteins:
- a CDS encoding sigma-70 family RNA polymerase sigma factor, whose amino-acid sequence MTTILTRSPVQAAADSAAARLEAFLPLTRAVARRWARRMGWDGTRAEDLAQEAALALWRVLQERPDAPAAYLKDVADHAARDALERGKSVDRPLPRERARTWQVISLDLLMENEGGPDTIEEALARRKRRGELPSPTEEVATARIMLRELRERLTPRQGQVMELRLQGYTREEIGARLGLGQTRVNTIITIIQKKAGPLWQEEPVPASKPVFMTASELAREMKYSHVQACRLCREGKIPGARRAGKRWLIPAESARQGPTASEAARGEPKSRRPSDFELLSLGGG is encoded by the coding sequence ATGACCACCATACTAACCCGGTCCCCTGTCCAGGCCGCAGCCGACAGCGCAGCGGCACGCCTGGAGGCGTTCCTGCCCCTCACCCGGGCTGTGGCCCGTCGCTGGGCCCGCCGGATGGGGTGGGACGGGACCAGGGCTGAGGACCTGGCCCAGGAGGCTGCCCTGGCCCTGTGGCGGGTCCTGCAGGAGCGGCCGGACGCCCCCGCCGCCTACCTGAAAGATGTCGCCGACCACGCAGCCCGGGACGCGCTGGAGCGGGGGAAGTCGGTGGACCGGCCCCTGCCCCGCGAGCGGGCGCGCACCTGGCAGGTGATAAGCCTGGACCTACTGATGGAGAATGAGGGCGGCCCGGACACCATCGAAGAGGCCTTGGCCCGGCGCAAGCGGCGCGGTGAGCTCCCCAGCCCCACCGAGGAGGTGGCCACAGCCCGGATAATGCTTCGGGAGCTTAGGGAGCGCCTCACCCCCCGGCAGGGGCAGGTCATGGAACTCCGGCTCCAGGGCTACACGCGGGAGGAGATCGGGGCCAGGCTTGGGCTCGGCCAGACCCGGGTCAACACCATCATCACCATCATCCAGAAGAAGGCCGGGCCCCTGTGGCAAGAGGAGCCTGTCCCGGCCTCCAAGCCCGTCTTTATGACCGCCAGTGAACTGGCCCGGGAAATGAAATACAGTCACGTCCAGGCCTGTCGGCTGTGCCGGGAGGGCAAGATTCCAGGCGCCCGGCGGGCCGGAAAGCGGTGGCTGATCCCCGCTGAGTCGGCAAGGCAAGGGCCCACCGCAAGCGAGGCCGCAAGGGGTGAGCCCAAGTCCCGCCGCCCCTCTGACTTTGAGCTTCTCAGCCTTGGTGGAGGATAG